Proteins encoded in a region of the Zunongwangia endophytica genome:
- the hpt gene encoding hypoxanthine phosphoribosyltransferase, giving the protein MVKIHDIVFEPYVSEEEIDTAIAKITERLNADYENERPVFLSVLNGSFMFTSEVMKKFKRECDIQFVKLGSYEGTESTGDVRTLIGLNKSLAGKKVVILEDIVDTGGTLQELDKILKEKNVSDYKVATLFYKPSMYRGSIKIDYAGIEIPNEFIVGYGLDYDGLGRNLTAVYKRKS; this is encoded by the coding sequence TTGGTAAAAATACACGATATTGTTTTTGAACCCTATGTAAGTGAGGAAGAAATTGATACAGCAATAGCAAAAATCACAGAAAGGCTAAACGCAGATTATGAAAATGAGCGTCCTGTTTTTCTAAGTGTGCTAAATGGCTCTTTCATGTTTACTTCCGAAGTGATGAAAAAGTTCAAAAGAGAGTGTGATATTCAGTTTGTGAAGTTAGGATCTTACGAGGGTACAGAATCCACCGGAGATGTAAGAACACTTATAGGACTTAATAAATCGCTTGCTGGTAAAAAAGTGGTCATCTTAGAGGATATCGTAGATACCGGCGGTACGTTACAAGAGCTGGATAAAATTTTGAAAGAAAAAAATGTTAGTGACTATAAAGTAGCGACATTATTTTATAAACCTTCTATGTATCGTGGAAGTATAAAAATTGATTACGCAGGAATTGAAATCCCTAATGAATTTATTGTAGGCTATGGTTTAGACTATGATGGTTTAGGAAGAAACCTTACAGCAGTATACAAACGTAAATCGTAA
- a CDS encoding adenylate kinase has translation MTNLVLFGPPGAGKGTQADILKEKYQLVHISTGDVFRYNIKNQTELGLTAKSFIDKGQLVPDEVTINMLNAEVENNPNAKGFIFDGFPRTENQADALASSLSGKGTEVKAMIALEVEDEVLVKRLLERGKTSGRKDDADEAVIRNRITVYYDETAILKEYYKKQDKYYGVDGVGSVEEITERISNVIDKL, from the coding sequence ATGACAAATTTGGTACTCTTTGGCCCTCCCGGAGCGGGCAAAGGAACTCAGGCAGATATTTTAAAAGAGAAATATCAGTTAGTACATATTTCTACAGGCGATGTTTTTAGATACAACATCAAGAATCAAACAGAACTTGGTTTAACTGCAAAGTCTTTTATTGATAAAGGTCAGCTAGTGCCAGATGAGGTTACTATCAATATGCTTAATGCTGAGGTGGAAAACAATCCAAATGCAAAAGGTTTTATATTTGATGGTTTTCCAAGAACCGAGAATCAAGCCGATGCTTTGGCCAGCTCTCTAAGCGGTAAAGGAACAGAGGTAAAAGCAATGATTGCTTTAGAAGTAGAAGATGAGGTTTTGGTGAAGCGTTTGTTGGAAAGAGGTAAAACCTCTGGTAGAAAAGATGATGCAGATGAAGCGGTAATTCGTAACAGAATTACAGTGTATTATGACGAAACTGCCATTTTAAAAGAGTATTACAAGAAACAAGATAAATATTACGGTGTTGATGGAGTAGGTTCTGTAGAAGAAATTACAGAGAGAATCAGCAACGTAATCGATAAATTATAA
- the obgE gene encoding GTPase ObgE — translation MREGNFIDYVKLHVSSGKGGSGSSHLHREKYVAKGGPDGGDGGRGGHVILRGNKNLWTLVEFSFRRHVRAEHGGNGGKQRSSGADGQDEIVDVPLGTVIRDTDTQEIIDEVTEDGQEIIIAEGGMGGRGNWHFRSSTNQTPRYSQPGIDGKELDITLELKVLADVGLVGFPNAGKSTLLSVITSAKPKIADYEFTTLKPNLGIVKYRDFKSFVVADIPGIIEGAAEGKGLGYRFLRHIERNSTLLFLVPADAEDVAKEYEILLDELRRYNPEMLDKDRLVVVSKTDMLDEELKTELKAELDENLPVPYHFISSVAQQGLTELKDKLWEMLNKDPEHKN, via the coding sequence ATGAGAGAAGGCAATTTTATAGACTACGTAAAGCTACATGTATCTTCAGGAAAAGGAGGATCTGGATCTTCACATTTGCATCGTGAAAAGTATGTAGCTAAGGGAGGTCCCGATGGCGGTGATGGTGGTCGTGGTGGCCATGTGATCTTGCGTGGTAATAAAAACCTTTGGACATTAGTCGAATTTAGCTTTAGAAGACATGTAAGAGCTGAACACGGTGGTAACGGAGGTAAGCAACGAAGTTCTGGTGCCGATGGTCAGGATGAGATTGTAGATGTACCTTTAGGAACTGTAATTCGTGATACCGATACTCAGGAAATCATTGATGAGGTTACGGAAGATGGTCAGGAAATTATTATTGCTGAAGGTGGAATGGGAGGCCGGGGTAACTGGCATTTTAGATCTTCTACAAATCAAACACCACGATATTCGCAACCGGGTATCGATGGTAAAGAATTAGATATTACTTTAGAGCTTAAAGTATTAGCCGATGTAGGTTTAGTAGGTTTTCCTAACGCAGGAAAATCTACTTTACTATCGGTAATTACCTCGGCAAAACCTAAAATTGCCGATTATGAATTTACTACACTAAAACCCAATCTTGGGATTGTAAAGTATCGTGATTTCAAATCTTTTGTTGTTGCGGATATTCCTGGTATTATTGAAGGTGCTGCGGAAGGAAAAGGGCTTGGCTATCGATTTTTAAGACATATTGAACGAAATTCGACCCTACTATTTTTAGTGCCAGCAGATGCTGAAGACGTAGCGAAGGAATACGAAATTTTATTAGACGAACTTCGACGTTATAATCCTGAAATGTTGGATAAAGATCGATTAGTAGTGGTGTCTAAGACAGATATGCTGGACGAGGAATTGAAAACGGAGTTAAAGGCTGAATTAGATGAAAATCTTCCTGTACCTTATCATTTTATATCCTCTGTAGCACAACAAGGACTAACTGAGCTTAAAGATAAATTGTGGGAAATGCTTAACAAAGATCCAGAGCATAAAAACTAA
- a CDS encoding DUF4136 domain-containing protein, whose translation MKLIFKLILFSLLVASCNTPRTVYDYDAQTNFDLYKSYQLFPDFQTGMSQLDEKRIINSIDHFMREKNLALVEKNPDMYVNLYTEQFQEQNSNTLGVGIGSGGGNVGVGVSGGIPLGGPKDYLRFIIDFIDVEKDALIWKAEVEVKFNKNANPDQRQALFDKVIAKALEGYPPIN comes from the coding sequence ATGAAATTAATATTTAAACTCATTTTATTCAGTTTACTAGTAGCATCCTGTAACACCCCTAGGACGGTTTACGATTACGATGCTCAAACTAATTTTGATCTTTACAAAAGCTATCAATTGTTCCCGGATTTTCAGACGGGGATGAGTCAGTTAGATGAAAAAAGAATCATCAATAGCATCGATCATTTTATGCGCGAGAAGAATTTAGCGCTCGTGGAAAAGAATCCTGATATGTATGTGAATTTGTATACAGAACAATTTCAGGAGCAAAACTCGAATACTCTAGGTGTTGGTATTGGAAGCGGCGGCGGAAACGTAGGAGTAGGAGTTTCTGGAGGTATTCCTCTCGGCGGTCCAAAAGACTATTTACGCTTTATTATTGACTTTATTGATGTGGAGAAAGATGCTCTAATTTGGAAGGCTGAGGTAGAAGTGAAATTCAATAAAAATGCAAATCCAGATCAACGCCAAGCTCTATTCGACAAAGTTATAGCTAAGGCTCTGGAAGGATATCCTCCTATAAATTAA
- a CDS encoding OmpA family protein has product MKNIYSTLLIFLVSITAFGQRSEIRKADKLFAQRAYIDAASTYEGVSEKDQEVLQNLGDAYFYTNQMQNAAGVYSTLFERHEETVAPEYEFRYAHSLRATNKNDEADKYFASYYGKDVDMQEFEESIVDSSNLYIYEPQMVAADNAASSDFGISYFGEDKIAFASTRNTARPIYPWNKKPALDLYTGDISEEGEISNVVLFSDAINTDEHESSAVVSEDGTVMYFDRTNEKRFKTEEGLRVANIRIYRAELVDEQWTNIEALPFTSEEFSTEHPALSPDGSTLYFASDMPGGQGGFDLYKVSVNDDGTYGTPENLGAGINTEHREQFPFVSEDNVLYFASDGHMGFGNLDVYKSEGDFTEAENLGSSINSAYDDFAFIIKEGEKKGFLTSNRGGNDNLYSFTKTKYVKKTRQIDIPHENKIYFEFDKSEVTAEYQEVLDKVIDILKDSKATNIRIASHADARGSDEYNLKLSQRRADATKEYLVGNGISSENITTKGYGESQPVNDCTEAKGCTEEEYAKNRRSVITFTTMEVVED; this is encoded by the coding sequence ATGAAAAACATTTATAGTACATTATTAATATTTCTTGTAAGCATCACAGCTTTCGGACAAAGGTCTGAAATCAGGAAAGCCGACAAGCTTTTCGCTCAGCGTGCTTACATAGATGCTGCTTCGACGTACGAAGGAGTATCAGAAAAGGACCAGGAAGTTCTTCAAAATCTTGGAGATGCTTATTTCTACACGAATCAGATGCAAAACGCAGCTGGAGTGTATTCAACTTTATTCGAAAGACATGAGGAAACTGTAGCACCTGAATACGAATTCAGGTACGCACACTCACTTCGTGCTACTAATAAAAATGATGAAGCAGATAAGTATTTCGCATCTTACTATGGTAAAGATGTAGACATGCAAGAGTTTGAAGAAAGCATTGTAGATTCGAGTAATCTATACATCTACGAACCTCAAATGGTAGCTGCAGATAACGCTGCATCTTCAGATTTTGGAATCTCTTATTTTGGAGAAGATAAAATCGCATTTGCTTCAACAAGAAATACAGCTCGCCCTATTTATCCATGGAACAAAAAACCTGCATTAGATTTATATACAGGTGATATTTCTGAAGAAGGTGAGATTAGCAACGTAGTACTTTTCTCTGATGCTATTAATACAGATGAGCACGAAAGCTCTGCAGTAGTTAGTGAAGATGGAACAGTAATGTATTTTGACAGAACTAATGAAAAGCGTTTTAAAACTGAAGAAGGTCTTAGAGTTGCTAACATTAGAATTTACAGAGCTGAATTAGTTGATGAACAATGGACAAATATTGAAGCACTTCCTTTTACAAGTGAAGAGTTCTCTACAGAGCATCCAGCTTTAAGCCCTGATGGTTCTACACTTTATTTTGCTAGTGATATGCCAGGAGGACAAGGAGGTTTTGACCTTTATAAAGTTTCTGTAAATGATGACGGAACTTATGGAACTCCAGAAAATCTTGGTGCTGGAATTAACACAGAGCACAGAGAGCAGTTTCCATTCGTTAGTGAAGACAATGTTCTTTATTTCGCATCAGATGGCCATATGGGATTTGGAAACTTGGATGTTTACAAATCTGAAGGTGATTTCACTGAAGCTGAAAACTTAGGAAGCTCTATAAATAGTGCCTACGATGATTTCGCTTTTATTATCAAAGAAGGTGAAAAGAAAGGATTTTTGACATCTAACAGAGGTGGTAACGACAACTTATATTCTTTCACAAAAACTAAGTATGTTAAGAAAACCAGACAAATTGATATTCCTCACGAAAATAAAATTTACTTCGAATTCGATAAATCTGAAGTTACTGCTGAATATCAAGAAGTGTTAGATAAAGTTATCGATATCCTTAAAGATAGTAAGGCTACAAATATTAGAATCGCTTCTCATGCAGATGCAAGAGGTTCTGATGAGTATAACCTTAAGCTTTCACAACGTAGAGCTGATGCTACTAAAGAATATTTAGTTGGCAACGGTATTTCTTCTGAAAATATCACTACAAAAGGTTACGGAGAATCGCAACCAGTAAATGATTGTACTGAAGCAAAAGGATGTACAGAAGAAGAATATGCTAAAAACCGTAGAAGTGTAATCACGTTTACTACTATGGAAGTTGTTGAAGACTAA